In the genome of Sphingomonas naphthae, one region contains:
- the ntrC gene encoding nitrogen regulation protein NR(I), with protein MSAARILVVDDDAAIRTVIREALRRDGHRVETAASVADQFRLIDSFMPHVLVTDVILPDGNGLDVMPEVMARAPKMPIIVLSAQNTFTTAMRATEQGAFDYLPKPFDLAELSKAVNDAVATHAATLDADGGTPAEDLPLIGRSPPMQEVYRTIARVVSNDLTVLVLGESGTGKELVARAIHDFGARAAKPFVAINMAAIPRELIESELFGHERGAFTGAAQRTAGRFEQAQGGTLFLDEIGDMPMEAQTRLLRVLQSGEFSTVGGARAIRADVRIIAATHKDLPRLIGEGGFREDLYYRLAVVPIRLPSLRQRVEDLAELSRHFLDRAVADGLPRKQLDPAAIDRLTRHSWPGNVRELENLMRRLAALVREDVISVTALEQHLAGHGGEAAPAPISVGSGLADAIEHHLASHFADYGRQLPPDGLYDRLLAEVEKPLLRMSLAAVRGNQLKAAKLLGINRNTLRKKLSEHGLDPQSAKRGG; from the coding sequence ATGAGCGCGGCGCGGATCCTGGTGGTGGACGACGATGCGGCGATCCGCACCGTCATTCGCGAGGCGCTGCGCCGCGACGGCCATCGCGTCGAGACCGCCGCCTCGGTTGCCGATCAGTTCCGATTGATCGATAGCTTCATGCCACATGTCCTTGTCACTGATGTAATATTACCTGACGGCAATGGGCTGGACGTGATGCCCGAGGTGATGGCGCGGGCGCCGAAGATGCCGATCATCGTTCTCTCCGCGCAGAACACCTTCACCACCGCGATGCGCGCCACAGAGCAGGGCGCGTTCGATTACCTGCCCAAGCCGTTCGATCTGGCCGAATTGTCCAAGGCGGTGAACGACGCGGTCGCCACCCATGCCGCGACGCTCGACGCCGATGGCGGCACGCCCGCCGAAGATCTCCCCCTCATCGGCCGCTCGCCGCCGATGCAGGAGGTGTATCGCACCATCGCCCGCGTCGTTTCCAACGATCTGACGGTGCTGGTTCTGGGAGAATCCGGTACGGGCAAGGAACTTGTGGCACGTGCTATCCATGATTTCGGAGCAAGGGCGGCCAAGCCCTTCGTCGCGATCAACATGGCCGCCATCCCGCGCGAGCTGATCGAAAGCGAATTGTTCGGCCATGAGCGCGGCGCCTTCACCGGCGCGGCCCAGCGCACCGCCGGCCGTTTCGAGCAGGCGCAGGGGGGCACGCTCTTCCTCGACGAGATCGGCGACATGCCGATGGAGGCACAGACCCGGCTGCTGCGCGTCCTCCAGTCGGGCGAGTTTTCGACGGTGGGCGGCGCCCGCGCGATCCGCGCCGACGTGCGGATCATCGCCGCCACCCACAAGGATCTGCCGCGCCTGATCGGCGAGGGCGGCTTCCGCGAGGATCTCTATTACCGCCTCGCCGTCGTGCCGATCCGCCTGCCGTCGCTGCGTCAGCGGGTCGAGGATCTCGCCGAACTCTCGCGCCACTTCCTTGATCGCGCCGTGGCGGACGGCCTGCCCCGCAAGCAACTCGATCCCGCCGCGATCGATCGGCTCACCCGCCACAGCTGGCCGGGCAATGTGCGCGAGCTGGAAAACCTCATGCGTCGCCTGGCCGCGCTGGTGCGCGAGGACGTCATCTCGGTCACCGCGCTCGAACAGCATCTGGCCGGTCACGGTGGGGAGGCAGCGCCTGCGCCGATCTCGGTCGGCTCCGGCCTCGCCGACGCGATCGAGCATCATCTGGCCAGTCACTTCGCCGATTACGGCCGCCAGCTGCCCCCGGACGGCCTCTACGATCGCCTGCTGGCCGAGGTGGAGAAGCCGCTGCTGCGCATGTCGCTGGCGGCGGTGCGGGGCAATCAGTTGAAGGCCGCCAAGCTGCTCGGCATCAATCGCAACACGCTCCGCAAGAAATTGTCCGAGCATGGGCTCGACCCGCAATCGGCCAAGCGTGGCGGATAA
- a CDS encoding ATP-binding protein produces MRGIGRFMRRARVMPAVEIATVIVMAAMMVLAWRATAGAGAPQRPLSPPMVALLLVANLVPAMALIVLAARRLAQRRTRHSTVGGRGRLHVRLVAMFSVVAAVPTLLVVIFASLLFQYGVEFWFSDRARVVLESADRVAQTYVNESQQRIIDDATAMNNDVARVLSQLPIDDPRVRSFFAEQLVNRVLDEAAIISFPPGGAPALLGGANLDKRPLEQRLPPRVLPLLANGQPRATFASGDRVEAVVLLDAKSHTYFYASRYVDPTVLKQAQRSASALGAYQQLTTRARSLQLRFNITLFLVSLLIVALAVWIALEVADRMVRPVGALVSAARRVAAGDFTARAATAITPDELGTLAGAFNRMTRRIEEQTGALVSANGQLENRRALIEAVLSGVSAGVVSIDGERRITLVNRSAAMILDVGDDLVGRTLADVAPALDGVIDAADRDSVIQFATGGDPRTLAVRLVRVEAGHVLTFDDITEQLADQRRAAWADVARRIAHEIKNPLTPIQLAAERLQRRYGREIQSDPATFERLTQTIVRQVGDLRSMVNEFSAFARMPKPEFKPEPIADIARQALFLHEVAHPAISFRMMAPEPSPILICDRRQLGQALTNIVKNAVEAIEGRAGEGGAGAVVLGLSAEDERLTIELADDGIGLPAERERLTEPYMTTRARGTGLGLAIVKKIVEEHQGTIQFGDNPGGGAIVRLCFDMAALAPLAGTAPAVADPQDQDDGRRLPELTRMRIG; encoded by the coding sequence ATGCGGGGCATAGGCCGCTTCATGCGCCGCGCCCGCGTCATGCCCGCCGTGGAGATCGCGACCGTCATCGTCATGGCGGCGATGATGGTCCTCGCCTGGCGCGCCACCGCCGGGGCCGGCGCGCCGCAGCGTCCGCTCTCGCCGCCGATGGTGGCGCTGCTGCTCGTCGCCAATCTGGTGCCGGCGATGGCGCTGATCGTGCTGGCCGCGCGTCGACTGGCCCAGCGCCGCACCCGCCATTCCACGGTTGGCGGGCGCGGGCGGCTTCACGTTCGGCTCGTGGCGATGTTCTCGGTCGTCGCCGCCGTGCCGACCCTGCTGGTGGTGATCTTCGCGTCCTTGCTGTTCCAATATGGCGTGGAATTCTGGTTCTCGGATCGCGCCCGCGTCGTCCTCGAAAGCGCCGACAGGGTCGCCCAGACCTATGTCAACGAAAGCCAGCAGCGGATCATCGACGATGCCACCGCGATGAACAACGATGTCGCCCGGGTGCTGAGCCAGCTGCCGATCGACGATCCGCGCGTCCGCTCCTTCTTCGCCGAGCAACTCGTCAACCGCGTGCTCGACGAGGCGGCGATCATCAGCTTCCCGCCCGGCGGCGCGCCCGCGCTGCTCGGCGGCGCCAATCTCGACAAGCGCCCGCTGGAACAGCGGCTGCCGCCGCGCGTGCTGCCGCTGCTCGCCAACGGACAGCCGCGCGCCACCTTCGCCTCGGGCGACCGGGTCGAGGCGGTCGTGCTGCTCGACGCCAAGTCGCACACCTATTTCTATGCCTCGCGCTATGTCGATCCCACGGTGCTGAAGCAGGCGCAGCGCTCCGCCTCGGCGCTGGGCGCCTATCAGCAGCTCACCACCCGCGCGCGTTCGCTCCAGCTGCGCTTCAACATCACGCTCTTTCTGGTCTCGCTGCTGATCGTGGCGCTGGCGGTGTGGATCGCGCTGGAGGTGGCCGATCGCATGGTCCGCCCGGTCGGCGCGCTGGTGTCCGCCGCTCGCCGGGTCGCGGCGGGCGATTTCACCGCGCGCGCCGCCACCGCCATCACCCCCGATGAACTCGGCACGCTCGCCGGCGCGTTCAACCGTATGACCCGCCGAATCGAGGAGCAGACCGGCGCGCTGGTCTCCGCCAACGGCCAGCTCGAAAACCGCCGCGCCCTGATCGAGGCGGTGCTGTCGGGCGTGTCGGCGGGCGTCGTCTCGATCGATGGCGAGCGGCGCATCACCCTCGTCAACCGCTCCGCCGCGATGATCCTCGATGTCGGCGACGATCTCGTCGGCCGCACCCTGGCCGATGTCGCCCCCGCGCTCGATGGCGTGATCGACGCGGCGGATCGCGACAGCGTCATCCAGTTCGCCACCGGCGGCGATCCGCGCACACTGGCGGTCCGGCTGGTCCGGGTCGAGGCCGGCCACGTCCTCACCTTCGACGATATCACCGAGCAGCTCGCCGACCAGCGCCGCGCCGCCTGGGCCGACGTCGCCCGCCGTATCGCCCACGAGATCAAGAACCCGCTGACCCCGATCCAGCTTGCCGCCGAACGGCTCCAGCGCCGCTATGGCCGCGAGATCCAGTCCGATCCCGCCACCTTCGAGCGGCTGACGCAGACGATCGTGCGGCAGGTGGGTGATCTGCGCTCGATGGTGAACGAATTCTCCGCCTTCGCGCGGATGCCCAAGCCTGAGTTCAAGCCCGAGCCGATCGCCGACATCGCCCGGCAGGCGCTGTTCCTCCACGAAGTTGCCCATCCCGCGATCAGCTTCCGCATGATGGCGCCCGAGCCGTCGCCGATCCTGATCTGCGATCGTCGCCAGCTGGGGCAGGCGCTCACCAACATCGTCAAGAATGCGGTCGAGGCGATCGAGGGCCGCGCGGGCGAGGGCGGGGCAGGGGCCGTCGTGCTGGGCCTCAGCGCGGAGGACGAACGCCTGACCATCGAACTGGCCGACGACGGCATCGGCCTGCCCGCCGAGCGCGAGCGGCTCACCGAACCCTATATGACGACCCGCGCGCGCGGCACCGGCCTGGGCCTCGCGATCGTGAAGAAGATCGTCGAGGAACATCAGGGCACGATCCAGTTCGGCGACAATCCGGGCGGCGGCGCGATCGTGCGCCTCTGCTTCGACATGGCCGCGCTGGCGCCGCTGGCCGGCACCGCGCCTGCCGTGGCCGACCCGCAAGATCAGGACGATGGGCGCCGCCTGCCCGAGTTAACGCGTATGAGGATTGGCTGA
- a CDS encoding sigma-54-dependent transcriptional regulator, whose amino-acid sequence MALDILVVDDERDIRELVAGVLEDEGYSARAAADSDQVFAEIAARRPSLVLLDVWLAGSKLDGLEILDEIKLRDPTLPVIVFSGHGNIDTAVSAVRRGAVDFIEKPFESERLLLMVARATETERLRRENAVLRAQVGQDDELTGTSAIINGVRATLKRVAPTGSRVLLSGPAGVGKEVAARLLHQWSPRANAPFTVVAAARMTPDRVEEELFGVEDGASVVRPGLLEQAHGGTLFLDEIADMPMTTQAKILRVLTDQSFARVGGSRMVKVDVRVVSATSRDLSAEIAAGRFREDLYYRLNVVPVPIPALSERREDIPVLVEHFVARYAADRRVRTPEISPDAMAALQSYDWPGNVRQIRNMVERTIILAPGDRIARIDVDMLPAEVLSDQAQFTPDNSATKSIMGTPLREARETFEREYLRVQIRRFSGNISRTATFIGMERSALHRKLKTLGLVDPRAEGEE is encoded by the coding sequence ATGGCACTCGACATTTTGGTCGTCGACGACGAGCGCGACATCCGCGAGCTGGTCGCGGGGGTGCTGGAGGACGAGGGCTATTCCGCCCGCGCCGCCGCCGACAGCGACCAGGTCTTCGCCGAAATCGCGGCGCGGCGCCCCTCGCTAGTGCTGCTCGACGTCTGGCTGGCGGGTTCGAAACTCGACGGGCTGGAAATCCTCGACGAGATCAAGCTGCGCGATCCGACCCTGCCGGTGATCGTGTTTTCGGGCCATGGCAATATCGACACCGCCGTGTCCGCCGTGCGGCGCGGCGCGGTCGATTTCATCGAGAAGCCGTTCGAGAGCGAGCGCCTGCTGCTGATGGTCGCCCGCGCGACCGAGACCGAGCGCCTGCGCCGCGAGAATGCGGTACTGCGCGCCCAGGTCGGCCAGGATGACGAACTCACCGGCACCTCGGCGATCATCAACGGCGTGCGCGCCACCCTGAAGCGCGTCGCCCCCACCGGCAGCCGCGTGCTGCTGTCCGGCCCGGCCGGCGTCGGCAAGGAAGTCGCGGCCCGTCTGCTCCACCAGTGGAGCCCGCGCGCCAACGCCCCGTTCACCGTCGTCGCGGCCGCGCGGATGACGCCCGACCGGGTGGAGGAGGAATTGTTCGGCGTGGAGGACGGCGCCTCGGTCGTCCGCCCCGGCCTGCTCGAACAGGCGCATGGCGGCACGCTCTTCCTCGACGAGATCGCCGACATGCCGATGACGACGCAGGCCAAGATCCTGCGCGTGCTGACCGACCAGAGCTTCGCCCGCGTCGGCGGCAGCCGGATGGTGAAGGTGGACGTGCGCGTCGTTTCGGCCACTTCGCGCGATCTCTCCGCCGAAATCGCCGCCGGCCGCTTCCGCGAGGATCTTTATTACCGGCTGAACGTGGTGCCCGTGCCGATCCCGGCGCTGTCCGAACGGCGCGAGGACATTCCCGTCCTCGTCGAGCATTTCGTCGCCCGATACGCCGCCGATCGCCGCGTCCGCACGCCCGAAATCTCGCCCGACGCGATGGCCGCGCTGCAATCCTACGACTGGCCCGGCAATGTCCGCCAGATCCGCAACATGGTCGAGCGCACCATCATCCTCGCCCCCGGCGACCGCATCGCCCGGATCGACGTGGACATGCTGCCCGCCGAAGTCCTGTCCGATCAGGCGCAGTTCACGCCCGACAACAGCGCCACCAAGTCGATCATGGGCACACCCTTGCGAGAGGCGCGCGAGACGTTCGAGCGCGAATATCTCCGCGTCCAGATCCGCCGCTTCTCCGGCAACATCAGCCGTACCGCGACCTTCATCGGCATGGAGCGGTCGGCATTGCACCGGAAGCTCAAGACGCTCGGTCTCGTTGATCCGCGGGCTGAAGGCGAGGAATAA
- a CDS encoding GreA/GreB family elongation factor — MRARYDDLFGVERPRLVETISWAAGNGDRSENGDYIYGRKRLREIDRELGHLSRRMKRAKVVDPAAQADRARAWFGATVTIADEDDNQRILTLVGEDEADASAGRISWRSPLARALCGSTVGDLRTVVLPAGAKEWEVVAIRYP, encoded by the coding sequence ATGCGGGCGCGCTACGACGACCTGTTCGGCGTGGAGCGCCCCAGGCTGGTCGAGACGATCAGCTGGGCGGCGGGCAACGGCGACCGATCCGAGAATGGCGATTACATCTACGGCCGCAAGCGCCTGCGCGAGATCGATCGTGAGCTGGGCCACCTTTCACGCCGGATGAAGCGCGCCAAAGTGGTGGATCCCGCCGCCCAGGCCGATCGCGCGAGGGCGTGGTTCGGCGCGACCGTGACGATCGCCGACGAGGACGACAATCAGCGCATCCTCACTTTGGTGGGCGAAGACGAGGCGGACGCCAGCGCCGGCCGGATCAGCTGGCGCTCGCCGCTCGCCCGCGCGCTGTGCGGATCGACGGTGGGCGATCTGCGGACGGTGGTGCTACCGGCGGGCGCGAAGGAATGGGAAGTGGTGGCGATCCGCTATCCTTGA
- a CDS encoding lytic transglycosylase domain-containing protein, producing MALATTSAIGLLLRPGITGEATAAAVTPLAPIPATDPLRTTVATWYRLQQTDSLPFLDYATFLEQHPGWPGEAAMRRAAERQIQRDVTPPSAIVAFFAKLPPQTSTGRLRYAEALQSTGQAPQARAAAIAAWTGGALPPDEEQRLLQRFPGAFGQSDQDSRMEKLLWDGSTAAAQRQIALVSPARQPIYQARLAMQTRAADAADKAALVGPGGTRDPGFVIDRANWLRDSSQSAVSRLWLGEARQLDAPALVPQKYLQTLLTAANGAGADGQASTAWSIARAADAAFPAGTDIRQRSFGERDVYTSLVWLGGVQALQKLNRPADAIPLFLAYARGSQTPQSQTKGYYWAGRSAERLGDRATAQTYYGQAAANIDQYYGQLATERLGRILALPADPPALVVSPAQRQAFFESEVVRAARLLGQDGRWADQTMFVRTIAANAKTDADHVLAGELAQAIARPDLGVMVSRNARNSGTRDPIRIGFPTIAVPPTMADHWTIVHAITRQESQFDRQATSRTGAKGMMQLMPATAAEQAGKLGLAHDPSRLTEPSYNVMLGSAFFDRMLNYYNGSYVLAVASYNAGPGNVNKFIRANGDPRMPGVDVVDWIEAIPFTETRGYVQRVLENAVVYDLMNPQRARTPSTDRLSHYLGKKTPG from the coding sequence GTGGCGCTGGCGACGACCAGCGCGATCGGCCTGCTGCTGCGCCCCGGCATCACCGGCGAGGCGACGGCGGCGGCGGTCACCCCGCTCGCGCCGATCCCCGCGACCGATCCGCTGCGAACGACCGTGGCGACATGGTATCGCCTCCAGCAGACCGACAGCCTGCCCTTCCTCGATTACGCGACCTTCCTGGAGCAGCATCCCGGCTGGCCGGGCGAAGCGGCGATGCGCCGCGCGGCCGAGCGCCAGATTCAGCGCGACGTCACACCGCCCTCGGCAATCGTCGCCTTCTTCGCCAAGCTGCCGCCGCAGACCAGCACCGGCCGCCTGCGCTATGCCGAGGCACTGCAATCGACCGGGCAGGCCCCGCAGGCCCGCGCCGCCGCCATCGCCGCCTGGACAGGCGGCGCGCTGCCGCCCGACGAGGAGCAGCGCCTGCTCCAGCGATTCCCCGGCGCCTTCGGCCAGTCCGATCAGGATAGCCGGATGGAGAAATTGCTGTGGGACGGATCGACCGCCGCCGCGCAGCGCCAGATCGCGCTCGTCTCGCCCGCACGCCAGCCGATCTATCAGGCCCGCCTCGCCATGCAGACCCGTGCGGCGGACGCGGCGGACAAGGCCGCGCTGGTCGGCCCCGGCGGCACGCGCGATCCGGGCTTCGTGATCGATCGCGCCAACTGGCTGCGGGATTCCAGCCAGAGCGCGGTCTCGCGCCTGTGGCTGGGCGAGGCGCGCCAGCTCGACGCGCCGGCGCTGGTGCCGCAGAAATATCTCCAGACGTTGCTGACCGCCGCCAATGGCGCCGGCGCCGACGGGCAGGCGTCCACCGCGTGGAGCATCGCCCGCGCCGCCGACGCCGCCTTCCCTGCCGGCACCGATATACGCCAGCGCAGCTTCGGCGAGCGCGACGTCTATACCAGCCTCGTGTGGCTCGGCGGGGTGCAGGCGCTCCAGAAGCTCAACCGTCCGGCCGACGCCATTCCCCTGTTCCTGGCCTATGCGCGCGGATCGCAGACGCCGCAGAGCCAGACCAAGGGCTATTATTGGGCGGGCCGCTCGGCCGAACGGCTGGGCGACCGCGCGACGGCGCAGACCTATTACGGGCAGGCCGCCGCCAATATCGATCAATATTACGGCCAGCTCGCCACCGAGCGGCTGGGCCGCATCCTGGCGCTGCCGGCCGATCCGCCCGCGCTGGTGGTGTCGCCGGCGCAGCGCCAGGCCTTCTTCGAAAGCGAAGTGGTGCGCGCCGCGCGGCTGCTCGGGCAGGACGGGCGCTGGGCCGACCAGACGATGTTCGTCCGCACCATCGCCGCCAATGCCAAGACCGATGCCGATCATGTGCTGGCGGGCGAGCTGGCGCAGGCCATCGCCCGGCCTGACCTCGGCGTGATGGTCAGCCGCAACGCGCGCAATTCGGGCACCCGCGATCCGATCCGTATCGGTTTCCCCACGATCGCCGTGCCGCCGACGATGGCCGATCACTGGACGATCGTCCACGCCATCACCCGGCAGGAAAGCCAGTTCGACCGGCAGGCCACCAGCCGCACCGGCGCCAAGGGCATGATGCAGCTGATGCCCGCCACCGCCGCCGAACAGGCCGGCAAGCTGGGCCTCGCCCACGATCCGTCGCGCCTGACCGAGCCGAGCTACAATGTGATGCTGGGCTCGGCCTTCTTCGATCGGATGCTCAATTATTATAACGGCAGTTATGTGCTGGCGGTGGCGAGCTACAATGCCGGGCCGGGCAATGTGAACAAGTTCATCCGCGCCAATGGCGATCCCCGGATGCCGGGGGTGGACGTGGTCGACTGGATCGAGGCGATCCCCTTTACCGAGACGCGCGGTTATGTGCAGCGCGTGCTGGAAAATGCGGTGGTCTACGATCTGATGAACCCGCAGCGCGCCCGCACGCCCTCGACCGATCGCCTGTCGCACTATCTCGGCAAGAAGACTCCGGGGTGA
- the dapA gene encoding 4-hydroxy-tetrahydrodipicolinate synthase — MFSGSIPALVTPFRDGSFDEAAFRKLVDAQIAGGSSALVPCGTTGESATMLIAEHNHVIDVCIDQAAGRVPVIAGCGSNDTSVALDHMRHAQKAGAAAALVVLPYYNRPNQDGLLAHYRHLASNCDLPIVVYNVPARTVTDIAVETLAELAKLPTIVGIKDASGKVERVAAQRLACGPDFCQLSGNDDMALGFMAMGGVGCISVTANVAPGPCAEFQKACAEGRWADALAWQDRLFPLHAALFTDASPGPVKYALSRLDPGFPTDIRLPMTWPSAASRAAVDAALVHAGLL; from the coding sequence ATGTTCTCGGGTTCGATCCCGGCGCTGGTGACGCCTTTTCGCGATGGATCGTTCGACGAGGCCGCCTTCCGCAAACTCGTCGACGCGCAGATCGCGGGCGGTTCCTCGGCGCTGGTGCCCTGCGGCACGACCGGCGAAAGCGCCACGATGCTCATCGCCGAGCATAATCATGTGATCGACGTGTGCATCGATCAGGCCGCCGGCCGCGTGCCGGTGATCGCGGGCTGCGGATCGAACGACACGAGCGTCGCGCTCGATCACATGCGCCACGCGCAAAAGGCGGGCGCCGCCGCCGCGCTGGTGGTGCTGCCTTATTACAACCGCCCCAATCAGGACGGCTTGCTGGCGCACTACCGCCATCTCGCCTCGAACTGCGATCTGCCGATCGTCGTCTACAACGTGCCCGCGCGCACCGTGACTGACATCGCCGTCGAGACGCTGGCGGAACTGGCCAAGCTCCCCACGATCGTCGGCATCAAGGATGCCAGCGGCAAGGTGGAGCGGGTCGCCGCCCAGCGCCTCGCCTGCGGTCCCGATTTCTGCCAGCTTTCCGGCAATGACGACATGGCGCTGGGCTTCATGGCGATGGGCGGGGTGGGCTGCATCTCCGTCACCGCCAATGTCGCCCCCGGCCCGTGCGCCGAATTCCAGAAGGCGTGTGCCGAGGGCCGCTGGGCCGATGCGCTGGCGTGGCAGGACAGGCTCTTCCCGCTCCACGCCGCGCTCTTCACCGATGCCTCGCCCGGCCCGGTGAAGTACGCGCTGTCGCGGCTCGACCCCGGTTTCCCGACCGACATCCGCCTACCGATGACCTGGCCGAGCGCCGCCAGCCGCGCGGCGGTGGACGCAGCGCTCGTTCATGCCGGGCTGCTATAA
- the smpB gene encoding SsrA-binding protein SmpB has protein sequence MARPRPAEFVKVKTVAENRRARFEYFLEDFFEAGIALTGTEVKSLRFGEGSIAESYAEVDKDGQVWLVNANVPEFSHGNRFNHVPKRPRKLLLHHRQIEKMKTAVSREGMTLIPLSIYFNGNGKAKVELALAKGKKLHDKRETAKDRDWKRDQARIMRERG, from the coding sequence ATGGCACGCCCCCGCCCCGCAGAATTCGTCAAAGTGAAGACCGTCGCCGAGAACCGGCGCGCCCGCTTCGAATATTTCCTCGAGGATTTCTTCGAGGCCGGCATCGCCCTGACCGGCACCGAAGTGAAATCGCTCCGCTTCGGCGAAGGATCGATCGCGGAAAGCTATGCCGAGGTGGACAAGGACGGGCAGGTCTGGCTGGTGAACGCCAACGTGCCCGAATTCAGCCACGGCAACCGCTTCAACCATGTGCCCAAGCGGCCCCGCAAGCTGCTGCTGCACCACCGCCAGATCGAGAAAATGAAGACCGCCGTCAGCCGCGAGGGCATGACGCTCATCCCGCTCTCGATCTATTTCAACGGCAACGGCAAGGCCAAGGTCGAGCTGGCGCTGGCCAAGGGCAAGAAGCTGCACGACAAGCGCGAGACCGCCAAGGACCGCGACTGGAAGCGCGACCAGGCCCGCATCATGCGGGAGCGCGGCTGA
- a CDS encoding DUF2062 domain-containing protein — protein MFDRMRAWSQRNMPTRDTFENSRWLRPIAHRVLEPSLWRFHRRSVARGVALGVLVGVLIPIAQTVFAALLALPARANVPVAALTTFITNPFTTPPIWLGAYWIGSRILGAEGAQVTPGGHEAEIGWVEWTLTQAGPATLLGLVIIAVVGAAVGYLIASFGWRGWVAHKWAERSRARALRP, from the coding sequence ATGTTCGATCGGATGCGCGCCTGGTCGCAGCGCAACATGCCGACCCGCGACACGTTCGAGAACAGCCGCTGGCTGCGGCCGATCGCGCATCGCGTGCTGGAGCCGTCGCTGTGGCGCTTCCATCGCCGCTCGGTCGCGCGCGGGGTGGCGCTGGGCGTGCTGGTCGGCGTGCTGATCCCGATCGCGCAGACGGTGTTCGCGGCCCTGCTGGCGCTGCCCGCGCGCGCCAACGTGCCGGTCGCGGCGCTCACCACCTTCATCACCAACCCCTTCACCACCCCGCCGATCTGGCTGGGCGCCTATTGGATCGGCAGCCGGATATTGGGGGCCGAGGGCGCGCAGGTCACGCCCGGCGGGCATGAGGCCGAGATCGGCTGGGTCGAATGGACCTTGACCCAGGCGGGCCCCGCGACCCTGCTCGGCCTCGTCATCATCGCCGTCGTCGGCGCTGCGGTGGGCTATCTGATCGCCTCCTTCGGCTGGCGCGGCTGGGTCGCGCACAAATGGGCCGAGCGCAGCCGCGCCCGCGCGCTGCGCCCCTGA